CGCCATTTTGACTTCCCGACCTTGGGCTACTGTTGGCCACTGTCTGCAGTCATTCCTTGCGGTCATGTCTGTACTGACCCCGCTGCTGCTGAGGGGCCTGACAGGCCTAACCCGGCGGCTCCCGGTGCAGCGTGCTCAGATCCATTCCAAGCCTCCGCAGGAGCAGCTCGGGACCATGGTGAGGAGTGGGCCGGGAAAGGCACGGGAGGTGCAGCGAGCCAGACTGGGGGTCCCGCGGCGAGTTCGGGGATGGCCGGTGTGGGGTGCTGCCCCTCGGCGGCCCTGAGAGTGCCCTGCACCTCGCGGCCCGCAGCCTAGCAGGGAGCAGCAGTGGTTTGGGGGTGTCTGGAGGGCGCGAATGAGAGGGACAGTACCCGGGCGACAGTTGGGGCTCATTCAACACCAAATCTCGCTCGATTCAGCATATTTCTGTCGCTTACGTGCGGTGCAGCCTCGAGCCCTtagccctctctgagcctgtttacTCATCGGCTCATGGGGGTTGCGTAACGACTGTCAGCGGCGGTAATGGTTGTTACC
This genomic stretch from Lynx canadensis isolate LIC74 chromosome D1, mLynCan4.pri.v2, whole genome shotgun sequence harbors:
- the LOC115525779 gene encoding cytochrome c oxidase subunit 8A, mitochondrial; translation: MSVLTPLLLRGLTGLTRRLPVQRAQIHSKPPQEQLGTMEVAIGLTSCFVCFLLPSGWVLSHLESYKKRE